In a single window of the Alkalinema sp. FACHB-956 genome:
- a CDS encoding methyl-accepting chemotaxis protein has protein sequence MARGTEFAQEYQQAEKAYMQGRYEEAAEIVDRLVVDYPQDPSARLLKGHIYCYGLQRYDVAQDEYQSVLGVTSDPEFVDYANTGLNYARQCAAESNGAAGDAEPDTGSLKTYEYEVSGWQETSASTGGDDFVLADMDFDLDEDSAPLRQEESATSFQANPFDFQPNSLDQVVLDTADPFASNPFGGEVANASANGFSLDEPQGTLDDFEIAEPADYPLMDEPLPDAFREFDQVFSEDEETGNAGVPSQNEQEGNRSPSAFMTGGTSDFGMPFTNPSYSVTEDADEATLFMGNSTSLSGGDAPVRSFDVGGREPGKTAETMEISDFSSGPKFDNSATAFKSTSNPASGGVDFLDDFEDFDDLGNLADFDMSEDSAGFTSPSMGSSFAMSGAGIATGMPGGSSFGETSSLRDDELFNFSSTSEQLPSFTQLEPQNVEVAPTVEQGWLAPLENAPLQAKQWVVALAAGAASALAVGVVSFAVASSSGVTTNQDAAAQQANREVVSRLTGTGWLMALAGFVVGGGTAYAVGQLNAKQMQRSINDLRTQFDAVCNGNLNARASVYSEDEIGQLSAGFNQMARVILTTTSEAQRKAEEQEQAKEDLQRQVIRLLDDVEGAARGDLTVQAEVTADVLGAVADSFNLTIQNLREIVQQVKLAARQVSKGSTENEMFARGLSSDALRQAEELAVTLNSVQMMTDSIQRVAESAREAESVAQQASATALKGGEAVERTVSGILEIRETVAETTRKVKRLAESSQEISKIVALISQIASRTNLLALNASIEAARAGEAGRGFAIVADEVRQLADRAAKASKEIEQIVLQIQSETGSVMTAMEEGTQQVIEGTRLAEQAKRSLDDIIQVSNRINTLVQSITADTVEQTETSRAVAQVMQSVELTAQETSQEAQRVSASLQNLVGVARDLLTSVERFRVETVDRS, from the coding sequence ATGGCACGCGGCACTGAATTTGCACAGGAATATCAACAGGCGGAAAAAGCCTACATGCAAGGGCGTTACGAAGAGGCGGCTGAGATTGTTGATCGCCTTGTCGTAGATTACCCCCAGGATCCCAGTGCGCGTTTGCTGAAGGGGCACATCTATTGCTATGGCCTTCAGCGCTATGACGTGGCCCAGGATGAATACCAATCGGTCTTGGGAGTCACCTCCGATCCTGAATTTGTGGACTATGCCAATACAGGATTGAACTACGCCCGCCAATGTGCTGCGGAAAGTAATGGCGCAGCAGGGGATGCGGAACCGGATACCGGGTCTCTCAAAACCTATGAGTATGAGGTATCCGGTTGGCAAGAGACTTCTGCCAGCACTGGGGGAGATGACTTTGTATTGGCGGATATGGATTTTGACCTAGACGAAGACTCTGCGCCGCTGCGGCAGGAAGAATCTGCCACATCTTTTCAAGCCAATCCCTTTGATTTCCAACCGAATTCCTTAGATCAGGTGGTTTTGGATACGGCTGATCCGTTTGCCAGTAATCCCTTTGGGGGGGAAGTTGCCAATGCTTCGGCGAATGGATTTTCTCTGGATGAACCACAGGGAACCTTGGATGACTTCGAGATTGCAGAGCCTGCGGATTATCCCCTGATGGATGAACCGCTGCCAGACGCTTTTCGTGAATTTGATCAAGTATTTTCCGAAGACGAGGAGACCGGAAATGCCGGGGTTCCTAGCCAAAACGAACAGGAAGGGAACCGTTCTCCATCCGCCTTTATGACTGGAGGCACGAGTGACTTTGGGATGCCGTTTACGAACCCATCCTACTCAGTGACCGAGGATGCCGATGAAGCCACACTCTTTATGGGGAACAGTACCAGCTTGTCTGGTGGGGATGCGCCCGTGAGAAGCTTTGATGTAGGGGGGAGAGAGCCTGGAAAAACAGCGGAAACCATGGAGATTTCCGATTTTTCCAGCGGGCCTAAGTTTGATAATTCTGCGACTGCCTTCAAGTCCACCTCGAATCCTGCTAGCGGGGGCGTCGATTTCTTAGATGATTTTGAGGATTTTGATGACTTGGGCAACTTAGCTGATTTTGACATGTCCGAAGATTCAGCTGGGTTTACGAGTCCTTCCATGGGAAGTAGCTTTGCGATGTCGGGTGCTGGGATAGCAACAGGCATGCCAGGAGGCAGTAGCTTCGGAGAAACCAGTTCCCTTCGGGATGACGAACTATTTAATTTTTCGAGTACCAGCGAGCAACTGCCTAGTTTTACCCAGTTGGAGCCGCAAAATGTAGAGGTTGCCCCCACCGTAGAGCAGGGTTGGTTGGCTCCCTTAGAAAATGCTCCCCTACAGGCAAAACAGTGGGTCGTCGCCTTGGCCGCGGGGGCCGCCTCAGCCCTGGCTGTCGGAGTCGTCAGTTTTGCGGTGGCTAGCAGTTCAGGGGTTACCACGAACCAAGATGCGGCGGCGCAACAGGCGAATCGCGAAGTGGTATCTCGACTGACGGGGACAGGATGGCTCATGGCCCTGGCGGGATTCGTTGTGGGGGGCGGAACAGCCTACGCTGTGGGTCAACTGAACGCCAAACAAATGCAGCGATCGATTAACGATTTGCGGACGCAATTCGACGCAGTCTGCAATGGCAATCTCAATGCCCGCGCCAGTGTCTATTCAGAAGACGAAATTGGCCAGTTATCCGCCGGGTTCAACCAAATGGCCCGCGTAATTCTGACGACCACCAGTGAAGCCCAACGCAAGGCAGAAGAACAGGAGCAAGCCAAGGAAGATCTGCAACGGCAAGTGATTCGCCTCCTTGATGACGTGGAAGGGGCGGCCCGAGGGGATCTGACGGTTCAAGCGGAGGTGACCGCAGACGTGCTAGGTGCCGTAGCGGACTCCTTTAACCTGACCATTCAAAACCTGCGGGAGATTGTCCAACAGGTGAAATTGGCCGCCCGCCAGGTCAGTAAAGGATCCACCGAAAACGAAATGTTTGCTCGGGGGCTCTCGTCGGATGCGTTGCGCCAAGCGGAAGAATTGGCGGTGACGCTGAATTCCGTCCAGATGATGACGGACTCGATTCAACGGGTGGCCGAAAGTGCGCGGGAAGCGGAGTCTGTGGCCCAACAGGCATCAGCCACCGCACTCAAGGGCGGAGAAGCCGTGGAACGCACGGTATCCGGGATTTTGGAAATCCGAGAAACGGTGGCGGAAACCACCCGCAAGGTGAAGCGCTTGGCCGAATCTTCCCAAGAAATTTCCAAGATTGTGGCGTTGATTTCTCAGATTGCTTCCCGAACCAACTTGCTGGCTTTGAACGCCAGTATCGAAGCGGCGCGGGCGGGTGAAGCGGGACGAGGCTTCGCGATCGTGGCCGATGAAGTCCGACAGTTGGCTGACCGGGCCGCCAAAGCGTCCAAGGAAATTGAACAGATTGTGTTGCAGATTCAGAGTGAAACGGGGTCAGTGATGACTGCCATGGAAGAAGGCACACAACAGGTGATCGAAGGAACCCGCTTGGCTGAACAGGCGAAGCGATCGCTGGATGACATCATTCAGGTATCCAACCGGATTAACACCCTGGTGCAATCCATTACGGCAGACACGGTGGAGCAAACGGAAACCTCACGAGCCGTGGCTCAGGTGATGCAATCGGTGGAATTGACGGCGCAGGAAACCTCCCAAGAGGCCCAGCGCGTGTCAGCTTCCCTGCAAAATCTGGTGGGGGTTGCCCGCGACCTGTTGACCTCAGTGGAACGGTTCCGCGTTGAAACCGTCGATCGCAGCTAA
- a CDS encoding hybrid sensor histidine kinase/response regulator — protein sequence MQPEQQQRIMGYFIEEAKDHLNTIEQGLLNLQSTIEDPEMANEVFRAAHSVKGGAAMLNLGGIQKISHRLEDYFKILKETPGIPVDQKLESLLLQVFDALQGLLEQLQGPFGLPEEASSQAMAAAEPVFGEIEKHLATLATSANIRPATAKPDVTMVRIFQDHVPSQLREMLEFFKQADSRSDGRRQLQELCDSLKALGEPFNLTGWCNLTETARRAIACPENSCRILAPLIIKELKQAQELVIQGKDATLQPSDQLASLAPIAVDLTSGVVADDFSDTSFDDLFGQATEEDLFATGGLADSDEANDLSFMEDNSLELGLEALDLEGLELESADTSLMELDEFDLNDTLPTNELSSSGQTVAVEDELGLDDNGPEMGMAELNSLADLFEGEVPDLGSTWQEEEVLLEAGTLNLGESPSATPADDRLDDFLLEGVTGPADAQDADDLADLFGGDLLDELSQSSDVTGAADGAIGDDFSLTENLNGSLGSDLDGLDLNDLGLDLLEAEAPSNPSYGALSQDDLGLDDGLGLDSESHASLDNLGELFMGLDENELDIAASASEDLAEPEDLFGMGLEDNLDQDLGDLGDLEDLGILTDAQSDSLALASTPGLDPDLDAVNDLFNTAGLDEETTLEEATFLGADISSDLDLDFGDFGDFGEEADGLVLDLTPENGSAFPPDDLLGDTLQQESDVLHLNDTEVSPDLDLFGSLEGLDDLPSSVMSDDPTFLDLPEEDNETAFLGLETGDSSITDLQADDDLSFDLESDLDAADLTNGTALDLFGDADGASSFEEFSFETELAFERELGEEGTSGSSMGLLPDNPLGGLIDQESLAAPETDSFNDLFGDNDLFGDSSIASAEAADAMDIEADLLDFNSLDSFEMDELSPDLSIDGAQGERLGDLVLDEPEPLDEASADLDAMFSETGLDFGETSFLDHLDTGLDDELANLEAASDFASDVDIAADTHHLEDLDLSLDEPSPWDDDLLSETDSAGLLATEDMGDLDSMDSLGSLGDLEDMGDLDSMGDLDSLLGSEFGSETDLAMEIPESTEGDGLDDFGLLMNAGIAAGAAGLGAAALHQTSESESPDLAMSGLDDLDSFLDLDNLATNDSEFLLEPMEGSEEAGAFADLEALLGSTPLIESTALPGEAANNQFSDLEALLSGSPEMGDNLRLAADPEFDDLERLLEDGDKSLPNTGSGSKGMTAPPARRTVRSSKGFSEQTMRVPVKHLDNLSNLVGELVVNRNSLEQDQERLRQSLDNLLYQVQQLSDVGQRMQDLYERSLLESSLLASRQSRMAGSLSLQHAAASPEAQRENPVEYDPLEMDRFTGFHSLSQEMIELIVRVRESASDIEFIVDETDQVTRMFRQVTTQLQEGLTRSRMVPFAQTADRLPRAVRDIAVKCGKQAELVIEGRETLIDKMILEHLYDPMTHLVNNAITHGIETVEERRRSGKPETGRILIRAFHQGNQTVISVADDGAGIDVDRVRQKAIEKGLITSAEAQTMSRLDIYDLLFHPGFSTRDKADDFAGRGVGMDVVRTSLSEIRGAINTDSGFGKGTTFTIRLPLTLSISKALCCISDRARIAFPMDGVEDMLDLPKDRIQTNSEGQACISWRDTLLPLRPLTELLAHNRHLSRGNVYGGNQEDDMVSVVVLRSAGNYLALQVDQVLGEQEIVIKQLEGPVPKPVGVAGATVLGDGRIMPIADVLELIDLSMGRIRRDSGSMWDQSGQSSAEPAAAKTEPMVLIVDDSITVRELLSMTFNKVGYRVEQARDGQEAWEKLRSGLPCDIVFCDIEMPRMDGLELLSRIQKDPALKHLPIAMLTSRGADRHRQMASSLGASGYFTKPYLEEALLDAAQRMLKGEVLMSKE from the coding sequence ATGCAGCCTGAACAACAGCAACGAATCATGGGTTACTTTATTGAGGAGGCTAAGGATCACCTCAATACCATTGAGCAGGGTTTGCTGAATCTGCAAAGCACGATCGAAGATCCAGAGATGGCCAACGAAGTGTTTCGAGCCGCTCATTCGGTCAAAGGTGGAGCTGCGATGCTCAATCTGGGTGGGATTCAGAAAATTTCCCATCGCCTGGAAGATTATTTCAAAATCTTAAAGGAAACCCCAGGCATACCCGTTGACCAAAAACTAGAATCCTTGCTGTTACAGGTGTTCGATGCTTTGCAAGGGCTACTGGAACAATTGCAAGGGCCTTTTGGGTTACCGGAGGAAGCTTCTTCCCAGGCGATGGCGGCAGCAGAACCCGTTTTTGGGGAGATTGAAAAACATCTCGCCACTCTCGCCACCTCGGCTAATATTCGACCAGCCACGGCTAAACCCGATGTCACCATGGTGCGGATTTTCCAAGACCATGTGCCGTCCCAATTGCGGGAAATGCTGGAATTCTTTAAGCAAGCGGATAGCCGAAGTGATGGGCGACGGCAGTTGCAAGAACTCTGCGATTCTTTGAAAGCCTTGGGTGAACCCTTTAATTTGACAGGTTGGTGCAATCTCACAGAGACAGCTCGACGCGCGATCGCCTGCCCAGAGAATTCCTGTCGGATCCTAGCTCCCCTCATCATTAAAGAATTAAAACAGGCCCAGGAATTGGTTATCCAAGGCAAGGATGCCACGCTGCAACCCAGTGATCAGTTAGCAAGCCTAGCACCGATCGCCGTAGACCTTACCTCAGGGGTCGTTGCCGATGACTTTTCGGATACCTCCTTTGATGATTTGTTTGGTCAAGCAACGGAGGAAGACTTGTTCGCAACCGGAGGACTGGCGGACTCCGATGAGGCGAATGACTTGAGCTTTATGGAAGACAATTCCTTAGAACTAGGGTTGGAAGCGCTGGATCTGGAGGGGCTGGAGCTTGAGAGCGCCGACACTAGCTTAATGGAATTGGATGAATTCGATTTGAACGACACCCTTCCAACCAATGAATTGAGCAGTTCAGGTCAGACTGTAGCGGTGGAGGATGAATTAGGCTTAGATGACAATGGCCCGGAAATGGGGATGGCGGAGCTTAATTCCCTAGCAGATTTATTTGAAGGGGAAGTGCCAGATCTTGGCTCCACCTGGCAAGAGGAAGAAGTTCTGCTGGAGGCAGGCACGCTGAATTTAGGAGAATCCCCCTCCGCTACGCCAGCCGATGATCGGCTTGATGACTTTTTGCTAGAAGGGGTTACAGGGCCAGCGGATGCCCAAGATGCCGATGACCTAGCAGATTTATTTGGGGGAGATCTGTTGGATGAACTCTCACAATCGTCGGATGTGACTGGAGCAGCAGACGGGGCGATCGGGGATGATTTCAGCCTCACTGAAAATCTCAATGGTTCTCTCGGTTCAGACTTAGACGGGTTGGATTTAAATGACCTCGGACTGGATTTACTCGAGGCTGAAGCCCCATCTAATCCGTCCTACGGAGCGCTGAGCCAGGATGACTTAGGTCTAGATGATGGCTTGGGGTTGGATAGTGAATCCCACGCCTCTTTAGATAATCTAGGCGAGCTCTTCATGGGGCTAGACGAAAATGAATTAGACATTGCTGCCAGCGCATCCGAGGATCTAGCTGAACCGGAAGATCTCTTTGGGATGGGGCTAGAAGACAACTTGGATCAAGATCTGGGAGATTTAGGAGATCTCGAAGATTTGGGAATTCTTACAGATGCTCAGAGTGACAGCTTGGCTCTTGCTTCAACGCCAGGTTTAGATCCAGATTTGGATGCGGTCAATGACTTGTTCAACACTGCAGGCTTAGACGAGGAAACCACCTTAGAAGAAGCGACGTTCCTAGGGGCAGACATTTCATCGGATCTGGACTTGGATTTTGGCGATTTTGGCGATTTTGGGGAAGAAGCCGATGGCCTAGTACTGGATTTAACACCCGAGAATGGGTCTGCTTTTCCGCCGGATGATCTCTTGGGAGACACCCTCCAGCAAGAATCTGATGTTCTTCATCTCAACGACACGGAAGTCTCTCCCGACCTCGATTTATTTGGATCGCTGGAGGGTTTAGATGACCTTCCCAGCAGTGTTATGAGTGATGATCCAACCTTCCTAGATCTGCCAGAAGAGGACAATGAAACTGCCTTTCTGGGGCTAGAGACAGGCGACAGTTCCATCACCGATCTTCAGGCAGATGATGATTTATCCTTCGACTTGGAGTCAGATTTGGATGCGGCTGACCTCACCAATGGAACCGCTTTAGATCTATTTGGCGATGCAGATGGAGCATCCAGCTTTGAGGAATTCTCGTTTGAGACAGAGCTGGCTTTTGAGAGAGAGCTGGGTGAGGAAGGAACTAGTGGATCTTCCATGGGCCTTCTCCCGGATAATCCCTTGGGGGGACTGATCGATCAAGAGAGCCTAGCAGCCCCTGAAACGGATAGCTTTAATGATCTGTTTGGTGATAATGATTTGTTTGGCGATTCCAGTATCGCCAGTGCTGAGGCTGCTGACGCAATGGATATCGAGGCAGACCTGCTCGATTTCAACAGTCTAGATAGCTTCGAGATGGATGAGTTGAGCCCTGACTTGAGCATTGACGGTGCCCAGGGAGAACGCCTGGGAGACCTAGTGCTGGATGAACCAGAGCCGCTGGATGAGGCATCGGCGGATTTGGACGCTATGTTCTCTGAAACTGGCCTAGACTTTGGTGAGACTTCATTCCTAGATCATTTAGACACTGGTTTAGATGACGAACTAGCTAACTTAGAAGCGGCTTCCGATTTCGCCAGCGATGTAGATATTGCCGCAGACACTCATCATTTAGAGGATCTAGATCTGAGTTTAGACGAGCCTTCACCCTGGGATGATGATCTCCTGTCAGAAACAGATTCAGCAGGTTTACTCGCCACAGAGGACATGGGTGATCTCGATAGCATGGACAGTCTAGGCAGCCTCGGCGATCTAGAGGACATGGGTGATCTCGATAGCATGGGCGATCTGGATAGTTTGTTAGGTTCAGAGTTTGGTTCAGAGACAGACCTTGCCATGGAGATACCTGAATCCACGGAAGGTGATGGCCTCGATGACTTTGGCTTATTGATGAATGCTGGGATAGCCGCTGGTGCGGCGGGCTTGGGTGCGGCGGCCTTGCACCAAACGTCTGAATCTGAAAGTCCGGACTTGGCAATGTCGGGGCTGGATGACCTAGACAGTTTTCTAGATCTGGATAATCTGGCAACCAATGACTCCGAATTTCTACTGGAACCCATGGAGGGTTCGGAGGAGGCAGGTGCATTTGCCGATCTAGAGGCACTGTTAGGTTCCACTCCCTTAATTGAATCAACCGCTCTGCCAGGGGAAGCAGCCAACAATCAATTTTCTGATTTAGAAGCGCTGCTCTCGGGCAGTCCTGAGATGGGCGATAATTTGCGGCTGGCAGCGGATCCGGAATTTGATGATCTCGAACGCCTCCTGGAAGATGGTGATAAGTCGCTCCCAAACACTGGGTCGGGGTCGAAAGGGATGACTGCGCCCCCAGCGCGTAGAACGGTGCGATCGAGCAAAGGGTTTAGCGAACAGACCATGCGGGTGCCCGTTAAGCATCTGGATAACCTCAGCAACCTGGTGGGGGAACTGGTGGTTAACCGGAACAGCCTGGAACAGGATCAGGAACGGCTGCGCCAATCCCTGGACAACTTGCTGTACCAAGTTCAGCAACTCAGTGATGTGGGGCAACGGATGCAGGATCTGTATGAGCGATCGCTGCTGGAAAGTTCATTGCTAGCCAGTCGGCAAAGCCGGATGGCGGGCAGTCTTTCCCTGCAACATGCCGCAGCCTCCCCTGAAGCCCAACGGGAAAACCCAGTGGAGTATGATCCCTTGGAAATGGATCGCTTCACGGGATTCCATTCCCTGTCCCAAGAAATGATTGAATTGATTGTTCGAGTACGGGAGTCGGCATCTGACATCGAGTTCATTGTGGATGAAACCGACCAAGTGACTCGCATGTTCCGGCAGGTCACAACCCAGTTACAGGAGGGACTGACCCGTTCTCGAATGGTGCCTTTTGCCCAAACCGCCGATCGACTCCCCAGAGCGGTACGGGACATTGCCGTCAAATGCGGTAAGCAGGCGGAACTCGTGATTGAAGGTCGCGAAACCCTGATTGACAAGATGATTCTGGAGCATCTCTATGATCCGATGACTCACTTAGTCAATAACGCCATTACCCACGGCATCGAAACCGTGGAGGAGCGCCGCCGTTCTGGCAAACCGGAAACTGGGCGCATCTTGATCCGGGCCTTCCACCAAGGGAACCAAACCGTCATTTCGGTGGCCGATGATGGCGCAGGTATTGATGTCGATCGGGTACGCCAAAAGGCGATCGAGAAGGGTTTGATCACCAGCGCTGAAGCGCAAACCATGAGTCGGCTAGATATCTACGATCTCCTGTTCCATCCCGGCTTTAGTACCCGCGATAAAGCCGATGACTTTGCCGGTCGGGGTGTGGGCATGGATGTGGTTCGTACCAGTTTGAGTGAAATTCGAGGTGCGATCAACACGGATTCTGGTTTTGGCAAAGGAACCACCTTTACCATTCGTCTACCGCTGACCCTCAGTATTTCCAAGGCACTCTGCTGCATTAGCGATCGGGCTAGAATTGCCTTCCCCATGGACGGGGTAGAGGATATGTTGGATTTACCCAAGGATCGGATCCAAACGAATAGTGAAGGTCAGGCTTGTATCTCCTGGCGGGATACCTTGCTGCCTCTGCGTCCCCTGACGGAACTCTTGGCGCACAACCGTCATCTCAGCCGAGGTAACGTCTACGGCGGCAACCAAGAAGATGACATGGTGTCTGTGGTTGTGCTGCGCAGTGCAGGCAATTACCTGGCGCTCCAGGTGGATCAAGTGTTAGGGGAACAGGAAATCGTAATCAAACAACTGGAAGGCCCCGTGCCTAAGCCGGTTGGGGTGGCTGGGGCGACGGTTCTGGGGGATGGTCGAATTATGCCGATCGCCGATGTCCTAGAGCTGATTGATCTCTCCATGGGTCGCATCCGACGGGATAGCGGCAGCATGTGGGATCAAAGCGGCCAATCGTCTGCCGAACCCGCAGCGGCCAAGACGGAGCCGATGGTGCTGATCGTGGACGATTCCATCACCGTTCGCGAGTTGTTGTCCATGACGTTCAACAAAGTGGGCTACCGGGTGGAGCAGGCCCGCGATGGGCAGGAAGCTTGGGAAAAACTGCGATCGGGGCTGCCCTGCGACATTGTTTTCTGCGACATCGAGATGCCCCGCATGGACGGTTTAGAATTACTCTCGCGCATCCAGAAGGATCCTGCTTTGAAGCACCTCCCGATCGCGATGCTCACCTCTCGCGGAGCCGATCGGCACCGTCAAATGGCCTCTTCCCTGGGAGCCAGCGGTTACTTTACCAAGCCCTACTTGGAAGAAGCGCTGTTGGACGCAGCCCAACGGATGCTGAAGGGAGAAGTGTTGATGAGCAAAGAATAG
- a CDS encoding Fe(3+) ABC transporter substrate-binding protein translates to MSITRRTFLATGAAFSAVAFEQILRNQAGEAKTDQVVNLYSARHYDTDRSIYESFTQKTGIKVNLIEADADKLISRIQSEGDKSPADVIITVDAGRLVRAQEAGILLPVKSKTLETAIPKELRDDAGHWFGMAKRARVLVYNREKVSGDELKAISYESLADSRWKGRVVTRSSGHVYNQSLIGSIIAAYDEKKAEEWAKGIVTNLARQPEGNDTAQIKAVAAGQGHITFVNQYYVARLFKSKKPEEQEIASKIRIAFPNQQGAGVLSRGTHINISGAAVVKSSKNQEAAIKFLEHLASREAQEIFAKSNNEYPVLRGVDMDAVLKDFGRFKEDKLNAQIYGKNNGKALEIANRVGWK, encoded by the coding sequence ATGAGCATTACGAGACGCACATTTTTAGCCACAGGGGCTGCTTTTTCTGCGGTTGCCTTCGAGCAAATTCTGCGGAATCAAGCCGGAGAGGCCAAGACCGATCAAGTCGTCAATCTCTACTCTGCACGGCATTACGACACCGATCGATCGATCTACGAGAGCTTTACGCAAAAGACTGGCATTAAGGTCAATTTGATTGAGGCAGACGCGGACAAATTGATCAGTCGCATTCAAAGCGAAGGCGACAAAAGTCCTGCCGATGTGATCATTACCGTGGATGCGGGCCGATTGGTACGGGCGCAGGAAGCTGGCATTTTGCTACCTGTGAAGTCGAAAACCCTGGAAACTGCAATTCCGAAGGAACTGCGGGACGATGCAGGCCACTGGTTCGGCATGGCAAAACGGGCCAGGGTTTTGGTCTATAACCGTGAGAAAGTAAGTGGCGATGAATTGAAGGCAATTAGCTACGAAAGCTTGGCTGATTCCCGATGGAAAGGCCGAGTTGTAACCCGTTCCTCCGGCCATGTGTACAACCAATCCTTGATTGGTTCGATCATTGCCGCCTACGATGAGAAAAAAGCCGAGGAATGGGCCAAGGGGATTGTGACTAACCTGGCCCGTCAACCGGAAGGGAATGATACTGCCCAAATCAAGGCAGTTGCCGCAGGCCAAGGGCATATTACCTTTGTCAATCAGTATTACGTGGCTCGATTGTTTAAGTCCAAAAAGCCCGAAGAACAGGAAATTGCGAGCAAGATTCGCATCGCCTTCCCCAATCAACAAGGGGCTGGGGTGTTGAGTCGCGGAACCCACATCAACATCAGTGGTGCAGCCGTAGTCAAGTCCTCTAAGAACCAAGAAGCAGCCATTAAATTCTTGGAGCATCTAGCCAGTCGCGAAGCTCAGGAGATTTTTGCGAAGAGCAACAACGAGTATCCTGTTCTGCGAGGTGTAGACATGGATGCCGTACTGAAGGACTTTGGTCGCTTTAAGGAAGATAAGCTCAACGCTCAAATTTACGGTAAGAACAATGGCAAAGCGTTAGAGATTGCAAACCGAGTTGGTTGGAAATAA